A single window of Flavobacterium aestivum DNA harbors:
- a CDS encoding ABC transporter permease, giving the protein MLKLFIENIRIAFGSIRTQLLRTILTVMIIAIGITALVGILTVVSALENTLSTDFASMGANTFNINQYENTTRRHGPEEREIINPVISYPEAVAFKKKYNYPLTETSLSFTATTTAEVKYEAQKTDPQISVLGVDEHFLVNSGLETNSGRNFTNFDISNNSFSCIVGSDFEKGILKDVNPIGKIISIRGAKFKVIGILKEKGSTFGKSQDLRVLIPIQVARSLFTAPNINYTMSVMVSKKELLDQAIDNANSVMRRVRKLSPVKDNNFAIVRSDDLINRILGITKYLGFASWLIGVITILGSSIALMNIMIVSVTERTREIGVRKALGAKKSTIAFQFFIETLLIGQLGGLVGIIFGISIGYGISTAIDFVFVIPWGAIMAAFVTSFIVALVSGLYPAIKSANLDPIEALRYE; this is encoded by the coding sequence ATGCTAAAACTATTTATAGAAAATATACGAATTGCGTTTGGTTCTATCCGAACTCAACTGTTACGAACGATACTCACAGTAATGATTATTGCTATTGGAATTACGGCTCTTGTTGGAATTCTAACTGTTGTATCAGCCCTGGAAAACACTTTATCGACCGATTTTGCCTCGATGGGTGCCAATACTTTCAACATTAACCAATACGAAAATACTACTCGCAGACACGGTCCTGAAGAGCGCGAAATAATAAATCCGGTCATTTCATACCCTGAAGCTGTCGCTTTCAAAAAAAAATACAACTATCCTTTGACCGAAACTTCGCTTTCATTTACTGCAACCACAACTGCCGAAGTAAAATATGAAGCCCAAAAAACGGATCCTCAAATAAGCGTTCTGGGTGTAGACGAGCATTTCTTAGTTAACTCTGGTCTTGAAACCAATTCTGGAAGGAATTTTACCAATTTTGATATCAGTAACAACTCCTTCTCTTGTATCGTGGGCTCTGATTTTGAAAAAGGAATTTTAAAAGATGTGAATCCTATTGGAAAAATCATTTCGATTCGTGGTGCCAAGTTTAAAGTTATTGGTATCCTAAAAGAAAAAGGATCTACGTTTGGTAAAAGCCAAGATTTAAGAGTTTTGATTCCCATACAAGTGGCTCGTTCCTTGTTTACAGCTCCCAACATAAACTACACCATGAGTGTTATGGTTTCCAAAAAAGAATTGCTGGATCAAGCCATCGACAATGCCAATAGTGTCATGCGTAGAGTTCGAAAATTAAGCCCGGTAAAAGACAATAATTTTGCTATAGTCCGAAGCGATGACTTGATTAACAGAATCCTTGGCATCACAAAATACTTAGGGTTTGCCTCTTGGCTCATTGGGGTCATCACTATTCTGGGTTCTTCTATTGCCTTAATGAATATCATGATTGTTTCTGTAACCGAACGTACCCGAGAAATTGGAGTTCGTAAAGCATTAGGAGCAAAGAAAAGTACTATTGCTTTTCAGTTTTTTATAGAAACATTACTTATCGGACAATTAGGCGGTTTAGTAGGGATAATTTTTGGAATATCTATTGGTTATGGAATATCTACCGCTATAGATTTTGTTTTTGTAATTCCGTGGGGAGCGATCATGGCCGCCTTCGTGACCAGTTTTATAGTAGCCTTGGTTTCTGGTTTATATCCTGCCATTAAATCTGCAAATCTGGACCCTATTGAGGCATTGCGATACGAGTAA
- a CDS encoding ferritin-like domain-containing protein, whose protein sequence is MILLNTIKIETLADLKNALQTAIELEHATIPPYLTANFTLFNTGNDQISNLIGSVVGEEMLHLSIACNILNAIGGSPVLNKPGFIPTYPGVLPGGVENGLQVPLKKFSLELVYDVFMTIEEPENPVEIKSLLVSSDVLTIGEFYANIKNIITSLEAEAQADGKTIFTGNPKRQMTFEDFYPSSLLFPIIDEETALRGIDIIIDQGEGTTTDPFVSPIDDDDHRELAHYYRFEEIYKGKTIQKNPSGGYMYGEPLIPFLPELVPNMWPNPKMNDYPKDSQAYINSKLFNYNYTSLLNSLHKTFNGEPHQINAAMGIMFSLRLYALKLLAIPDPNNPGYVAGPSFEYVTGE, encoded by the coding sequence ATGATATTACTTAATACAATAAAAATTGAAACCCTTGCAGATCTAAAAAACGCTTTACAAACAGCAATCGAATTAGAGCATGCAACAATTCCGCCTTATTTAACGGCAAATTTTACACTTTTCAATACGGGAAATGATCAAATATCTAACTTAATAGGTTCAGTAGTTGGAGAAGAAATGCTTCACTTATCTATTGCCTGTAATATTTTGAACGCTATTGGAGGAAGTCCAGTGTTGAACAAACCAGGTTTTATTCCAACATATCCAGGGGTATTGCCAGGTGGTGTAGAAAACGGATTGCAAGTGCCATTGAAAAAATTCTCTTTGGAGCTTGTATATGATGTTTTTATGACAATTGAAGAGCCAGAAAACCCAGTTGAGATAAAAAGCCTTTTAGTAAGTTCTGATGTCTTGACTATTGGAGAATTTTATGCCAACATAAAAAATATTATCACTTCGCTTGAAGCCGAAGCTCAGGCCGATGGCAAAACAATTTTCACAGGTAATCCGAAGCGTCAAATGACTTTTGAGGATTTTTATCCATCCTCATTATTGTTTCCTATCATAGATGAGGAAACAGCTTTAAGAGGTATAGATATTATTATTGATCAAGGAGAAGGAACAACAACAGATCCATTTGTTTCACCTATTGATGATGACGACCATAGAGAATTGGCACATTATTATCGTTTTGAGGAAATTTATAAAGGTAAAACAATACAAAAAAATCCTTCTGGCGGATATATGTATGGAGAACCTCTAATTCCTTTTCTTCCGGAATTAGTTCCAAATATGTGGCCAAATCCTAAGATGAACGATTATCCTAAGGATTCTCAGGCATACATTAACAGCAAGCTTTTTAATTATAACTATACTTCGTTGTTAAATAGTTTGCATAAAACTTTTAATGGGGAACCTCATCAAATTAATGCAGCAATGGGAATCATGTTTTCTTTAAGATTATATGCGCTTAAATTGCTAGCTATTCCAGATCCAAATAATCCAGGTTATGTGGCAGGACCAAGTTTTGAATACGTTACTGGGGAATAA
- the ribD gene encoding bifunctional diaminohydroxyphosphoribosylaminopyrimidine deaminase/5-amino-6-(5-phosphoribosylamino)uracil reductase RibD: MKTHEKYMRRCIALAQNGLGTTYPNPMVGSVIVYNNKIIGEGWHKKAGEPHAEVNAVNSVQDKSLLQKATIYVSLEPCSHFGKTPPCCDLIIKNKIPNVVIGTVDPNIKVAGNGIKKLIEAGIHVTIGILENECNELNKRFFTFHQKKRPYIVLKWAESQDGFIAPLQKLEKKPVWITNTYSRQLVHKWRTEEQAILVGTQTVIDDDPKLNARDWYGNNPIRLVLDQNNRIPEENTVFDNQIKTIVFTKSGNAINKENTIFEVVNFNQNIASQIVQILFQHQIQSVIIEGGLQTLQTFIDANLWDEARIFTGKLTLEKGINAPQISKSIYKKKWISDDELIIARNHD, translated from the coding sequence GTGAAAACACATGAAAAATACATGAGACGTTGCATAGCCCTAGCCCAAAACGGACTAGGCACTACCTATCCTAATCCTATGGTTGGGAGCGTCATTGTCTATAATAACAAAATCATAGGCGAAGGCTGGCATAAAAAAGCTGGTGAACCCCACGCCGAGGTCAATGCTGTAAACTCCGTACAAGACAAATCATTACTACAAAAAGCAACTATTTATGTGAGCTTGGAGCCGTGTAGCCATTTTGGCAAAACACCTCCTTGTTGTGATTTGATTATAAAAAATAAAATTCCAAATGTTGTTATTGGTACCGTTGATCCCAACATCAAAGTGGCTGGAAACGGAATCAAAAAATTAATAGAAGCCGGAATTCATGTTACTATTGGTATTCTCGAAAACGAATGTAATGAGCTTAACAAACGTTTCTTTACTTTTCACCAAAAGAAAAGACCTTACATCGTTTTAAAATGGGCAGAAAGTCAAGATGGTTTTATTGCCCCTCTTCAAAAACTCGAAAAAAAACCGGTTTGGATTACCAATACCTATTCCAGACAATTGGTCCATAAATGGCGAACCGAGGAACAAGCCATACTAGTGGGAACACAAACTGTTATTGATGATGACCCAAAACTGAATGCGAGAGATTGGTACGGAAACAACCCTATCCGTTTAGTATTAGACCAAAACAATCGCATTCCCGAAGAAAACACAGTTTTTGACAATCAAATTAAAACTATTGTATTTACAAAATCAGGAAACGCTATCAACAAAGAAAATACTATCTTTGAGGTAGTTAATTTTAATCAAAATATAGCGTCACAAATTGTTCAAATTTTATTTCAACATCAAATTCAATCTGTTATAATTGAAGGTGGCCTTCAGACTTTGCAAACCTTTATCGATGCTAATCTTTGGGATGAAGCTCGAATATTTACCGGAAAATTGACGCTTGAAAAAGGAATAAATGCCCCTCAGATTTCTAAATCAATCTACAAAAAAAAATGGATCAGTGATGATGAACTTATAATAGCTAGAAATCATGATTAA
- the prmC gene encoding peptide chain release factor N(5)-glutamine methyltransferase: MKIKEYRTQFIDELTSIYDAGEAESFFYLILEEKQQLKRIDLALQPDLVFSEEEIEVWNSILEQLKLEIPIQYLLGKTSFYGLDFEVNENVLIPRPETEELVDWIISKNRTIEQSSNLKILDIGTGSGCIAISLVKNLPNAQVFAIDVSEKALATAKKNAERNEVRVTFISQNILETLDLGQEFDIIVSNPPYVRNLEKEEIKKNVLDNEPHLALFVEDNDALIFYRKIAELAQKNLSNSGQLYFEINQYLGKEMIALLEEMNFENIELRKDIYGNDRMMRGLRL, translated from the coding sequence ATGAAAATAAAAGAATATAGAACCCAATTTATTGATGAACTTACTTCGATTTATGATGCAGGAGAAGCAGAGAGTTTTTTCTATTTGATATTAGAAGAAAAACAGCAATTAAAAAGAATAGATTTGGCTTTGCAGCCCGATTTGGTTTTCTCTGAGGAAGAGATCGAGGTTTGGAATTCGATTTTAGAACAATTGAAGCTGGAAATCCCGATTCAGTATTTGTTAGGGAAAACGAGTTTTTATGGATTGGATTTTGAGGTCAATGAAAATGTTTTGATACCAAGACCCGAAACTGAGGAATTGGTGGATTGGATAATTTCTAAAAATCGAACAATCGAACAATCGAGCAATCTAAAAATTCTGGACATCGGAACAGGAAGCGGATGTATTGCTATTTCGTTGGTAAAGAATCTTCCGAATGCTCAGGTTTTTGCGATTGATGTCTCTGAAAAAGCTTTGGCAACCGCCAAAAAAAATGCTGAACGTAACGAAGTGAGAGTTACTTTTATATCCCAAAATATTCTTGAGACATTAGATTTAGGACAAGAGTTTGATATTATTGTTTCGAATCCACCTTATGTAAGGAATCTAGAAAAAGAGGAAATCAAGAAAAATGTTTTAGACAATGAGCCTCATTTAGCACTTTTTGTTGAGGATAATGATGCTTTGATTTTTTATAGGAAAATAGCTGAATTAGCTCAGAAGAACTTATCAAATTCAGGACAATTGTATTTTGAAATCAATCAATATTTAGGGAAAGAAATGATTGCCTTATTAGAAGAGATGAATTTTGAGAATATTGAATTGAGAAAAGACATTTATGGAAATGACAGAATGATGAGAGGTTTACGATTGTAA
- the eboC gene encoding UbiA-like protein EboC (EboC, a homolog the polyprenyltransferase UbiA, belongs to system of proteins involved in the trafficking of precursor metabolites to an extracytoplasmic compartment so that the biosynthesis of certain natural products, such as scytonemin, can be completed.): MSKKIFYLLTLLRPANIITAVSDIIAGVAISGVLVFNTASNYFILDLVLLILSTIGLYGGGIVFNDIFDLEADTINRPERILPRGLVSKNEALLLGSTMLLMGIGVAFAVSVLSGILALIISLLALSYDKISKHYSVAGPLNMGLCRGGNLLLGMSIINDAVANYWYIGIIPIIFIAAITLTAKKEAFGNNKSAILLALMLDAIVVALFFYIGYIIGFRFWVLLPFLLFWYGINFFAKYKAFIYNQPIYIQKAVKTGVLSLIPLNASYVAGSAGLFYALPVLALLPLSILLAKKFAVT; the protein is encoded by the coding sequence ATGTCTAAGAAAATATTTTATTTGCTTACCCTATTGCGCCCTGCTAATATCATTACAGCTGTATCTGATATTATAGCAGGTGTTGCTATTTCGGGAGTTCTGGTTTTCAATACAGCAAGTAATTATTTTATACTTGATTTAGTGTTACTCATATTATCTACTATTGGTTTATATGGAGGAGGAATTGTATTTAATGATATTTTTGATTTGGAAGCGGATACCATTAACCGCCCAGAGAGAATACTGCCTCGTGGTTTAGTGAGTAAAAATGAGGCTCTGTTGCTAGGATCTACAATGCTGTTAATGGGAATTGGAGTAGCTTTTGCAGTATCAGTACTTAGTGGTATTTTGGCACTTATTATTAGTCTGCTGGCACTTAGTTATGATAAAATAAGTAAGCATTATTCAGTTGCAGGACCTTTAAATATGGGACTTTGTCGAGGAGGAAATTTACTCTTGGGAATGAGTATTATTAATGATGCAGTTGCTAATTATTGGTACATTGGGATTATCCCTATTATATTCATAGCAGCCATAACGCTAACAGCAAAAAAAGAAGCGTTTGGAAATAATAAATCAGCGATACTTCTTGCGCTCATGTTAGATGCAATTGTAGTAGCCTTGTTTTTTTACATAGGCTACATAATTGGATTTAGATTTTGGGTTTTATTACCTTTTTTACTTTTTTGGTATGGCATTAATTTTTTCGCTAAATACAAGGCCTTCATTTACAATCAGCCTATATATATTCAAAAAGCTGTAAAAACAGGAGTGCTGTCACTAATTCCACTTAATGCAAGTTATGTGGCAGGTTCAGCAGGATTGTTTTATGCTTTGCCAGTTCTCGCTTTATTACCATTATCTATTTTATTGGCCAAAAAATTTGCGGTCACTTGA
- a CDS encoding GNAT family N-acetyltransferase, producing MDNWIIRKIQKEDNQQVAELIRSVFDELNIPKVGTAYEDPYLDLMFEEYSKAKSVYYVVEKEGHIIGGAGVAPLANEADTFCELQKMYFLPETRGKGIGSQMMEQCLQSARDFGFEKCYLETMPFMLDAQKLYKKVGFENICSPMGNTGHTSCPVWMLKDL from the coding sequence ATGGATAATTGGATTATCAGAAAAATACAAAAAGAAGACAATCAGCAGGTTGCTGAATTAATACGATCTGTTTTTGACGAATTGAATATTCCAAAAGTAGGAACGGCTTATGAAGACCCATATCTTGATTTGATGTTTGAAGAATATAGTAAGGCAAAATCGGTTTATTATGTGGTAGAGAAAGAAGGACATATAATTGGTGGAGCAGGAGTGGCACCACTGGCAAATGAAGCTGATACTTTTTGTGAGTTACAAAAAATGTATTTCCTTCCGGAAACTCGCGGTAAGGGAATTGGCAGCCAAATGATGGAACAATGTTTGCAAAGTGCTCGCGATTTTGGTTTCGAAAAATGTTATCTGGAAACTATGCCATTTATGTTAGATGCCCAAAAGTTGTATAAAAAAGTAGGTTTCGAAAATATTTGCTCTCCAATGGGAAACACAGGACATACGAGCTGTCCGGTTTGGATGCTTAAAGATTTATGA
- a CDS encoding HAD family hydrolase, whose translation MINTIIFDFGDVFINLDKQATTDALKDLGVSEWNEDLDQLNLKYELGTISGEDFLAGIQKHTNNASIEDISKAWNAILLDFPLYRLEFLQMLSKKYRLFLLSNTDAIHIETFEQKSGISFYSAFYQCFEKVYFSYEVGMRKPNAELYNYLLDNHGLQAKQTLFIDDKKENTDAASALGFQVWNLKVGEEDVVDLFDKKILQ comes from the coding sequence ATGATTAATACTATTATTTTTGACTTTGGAGATGTATTCATCAACTTAGACAAGCAAGCCACTACGGATGCTTTAAAAGATCTTGGTGTATCCGAATGGAATGAAGATTTAGACCAACTGAATCTAAAATACGAATTGGGAACTATTTCAGGAGAAGATTTCCTCGCCGGTATTCAAAAACATACCAACAATGCATCCATTGAAGATATTTCCAAAGCCTGGAATGCCATATTACTTGACTTCCCTTTGTATCGTTTGGAATTTCTTCAAATGCTTTCTAAAAAATACAGATTGTTTTTATTGAGTAATACAGATGCTATTCATATTGAAACTTTTGAACAAAAATCCGGAATTTCTTTTTATAGCGCTTTTTACCAATGCTTTGAAAAAGTGTACTTTTCATATGAAGTTGGAATGAGAAAACCCAATGCAGAACTTTACAATTACCTTTTAGACAATCATGGTCTTCAAGCCAAGCAAACCCTATTTATAGACGACAAAAAAGAAAATACAGATGCTGCATCTGCACTTGGTTTTCAAGTATGGAATCTCAAGGTTGGAGAAGAAGATGTGGTTGATTTGTTTGATAAAAAAATACTTCAATAG
- the hisS gene encoding histidine--tRNA ligase: MASKPSIPKGTRDFSPAEVAKRQYIIQIIKSNFEKFGFQPIETPSFENSETLMGKYGEEGDRLIFKILNSGDFLSKANATHLENKDSIKLTSSISEKALRYDLTVPFARYVVQHQNEIEFPFKRYQIQPVWRADRPQKGRFREFFQCDADVVGSKSLWQEVELVQLYDSVFTALGLEGVTIKINNRKILSGIAEVIGASDKLIDFTVALDKLDKIGEDGVKKEMIEKGISEEAIAKVQPLFNFTGTISEKIEKLSQLLAASEEGMKGVEELRFICDNVINLGLSTAILDLDVTLARGLNYYTGAIFEVAPPKAVAMGSIGGGGRYDDLTGIFGLKNMSGVGISFGLDRIYLVVEELGLFPETVTSTSKALFINYGEKEAFYSMKAIKELRSAGIKVELYPDNAKLAKQFQHADKRFIPFAVIVGGEEMEANQYSLKDLTSGEQRKVGLDELKEILK; this comes from the coding sequence ATGGCATCAAAACCAAGTATTCCAAAAGGAACCAGAGATTTTTCACCGGCTGAGGTGGCAAAAAGACAATACATTATCCAAATTATAAAAAGTAATTTTGAGAAATTTGGATTCCAACCTATAGAGACTCCTTCATTTGAAAATTCCGAAACCTTAATGGGAAAATACGGAGAAGAAGGCGATCGATTGATTTTTAAAATATTGAATTCAGGAGATTTTTTGTCAAAAGCAAATGCTACTCATTTAGAGAATAAAGACAGTATTAAGTTGACTTCCAGTATCTCGGAAAAAGCATTGCGTTACGATCTAACAGTACCGTTTGCGCGTTATGTGGTGCAACACCAAAACGAAATCGAGTTCCCTTTTAAAAGATACCAAATACAACCCGTTTGGCGTGCTGATCGCCCACAGAAAGGACGTTTCAGAGAATTTTTTCAATGTGATGCGGATGTGGTAGGGTCTAAATCCTTATGGCAAGAAGTAGAGTTGGTGCAATTATATGATTCAGTTTTTACCGCTTTGGGATTGGAAGGTGTAACAATCAAAATCAATAATAGAAAAATACTTTCAGGAATTGCAGAAGTTATTGGCGCATCCGATAAATTGATTGATTTTACTGTGGCTTTAGATAAGCTCGATAAAATAGGCGAGGATGGAGTAAAAAAGGAAATGATCGAAAAAGGAATTTCCGAAGAAGCGATTGCCAAAGTGCAGCCTTTATTTAATTTCACTGGAACAATTTCGGAAAAAATCGAAAAACTTTCGCAACTTTTAGCCGCTTCAGAGGAAGGAATGAAAGGGGTAGAGGAACTACGTTTTATTTGCGATAATGTGATAAATCTAGGTTTGAGTACAGCAATTTTAGATCTGGATGTAACATTGGCCAGAGGATTAAATTATTATACAGGCGCTATTTTTGAAGTGGCACCGCCAAAAGCAGTTGCCATGGGATCTATCGGCGGCGGCGGAAGATATGATGATCTTACCGGAATTTTTGGTTTAAAAAATATGAGTGGAGTAGGGATTTCTTTTGGACTTGACCGAATTTATTTGGTAGTCGAAGAGTTAGGTTTATTTCCAGAAACAGTTACCTCAACATCTAAAGCATTATTCATTAACTACGGAGAGAAAGAAGCTTTTTATTCTATGAAAGCAATCAAGGAATTGCGTTCAGCAGGAATAAAAGTAGAATTATACCCTGATAATGCCAAACTGGCCAAACAGTTTCAGCATGCAGATAAACGCTTTATTCCTTTTGCAGTAATTGTAGGAGGAGAAGAAATGGAAGCGAACCAATATAGTTTGAAAGATTTGACTTCTGGAGAACAAAGAAAAGTGGGACTCGACGAATTAAAAGAAATTTTAAAATAA
- a CDS encoding EboA domain-containing protein: MLETSIKTNSKKILYPIIQSKLSSSELNWLESVLSFENEALFFQAFGLISRRISSTIPEWTTQEKESLEQLYPSFTKSSWDLQQLCRSLLMIHIPIDQNEEVLKKIAEMADIKELICLYKGLFFLENAQDFVSLVQEGIRTNMVAVFDAIALENPFAAEHLPVDAWNQLVLKAVFMGRPLYRIVDLDLRKNEKLALIVHDYIHERWSAGRLVTPEIWRLVAGYVNQDIASDLFNAINSGDSLTQQAAIKVLKDSSFYNQDTFQTEVTLNSETSWEEIGEQHYSQSNF, encoded by the coding sequence ATGTTGGAAACTTCAATTAAAACAAATTCAAAGAAAATATTGTATCCAATAATTCAGAGCAAACTTTCGAGTTCTGAATTAAATTGGCTTGAAAGTGTTCTCTCATTCGAAAATGAGGCTCTGTTTTTTCAGGCTTTTGGATTGATCTCCAGACGCATTTCATCAACTATTCCAGAATGGACAACGCAAGAAAAAGAGTCACTAGAACAACTATATCCTAGTTTTACAAAGAGTAGTTGGGACCTGCAACAGCTTTGTCGCAGTTTGTTAATGATCCACATTCCAATAGACCAAAACGAGGAAGTACTAAAAAAAATAGCCGAAATGGCAGATATAAAAGAACTTATCTGTTTGTATAAAGGATTGTTTTTTTTAGAGAATGCTCAGGATTTTGTTTCACTGGTTCAAGAAGGAATCAGAACCAATATGGTTGCTGTTTTTGATGCGATTGCATTAGAAAACCCATTTGCTGCAGAACATTTACCGGTTGATGCATGGAATCAATTGGTTCTAAAAGCCGTTTTTATGGGGCGCCCACTTTATCGAATTGTCGATTTAGATCTACGTAAAAACGAAAAACTTGCCCTAATAGTACATGATTATATTCACGAACGCTGGTCTGCAGGAAGATTAGTTACGCCCGAAATTTGGCGATTGGTTGCCGGATATGTAAATCAAGACATAGCATCAGATTTATTCAATGCTATAAATTCAGGAGATAGTTTAACCCAGCAAGCTGCTATAAAAGTCCTAAAAGACAGTTCATTTTATAATCAAGATACATTTCAAACCGAAGTAACACTAAATAGTGAAACTTCATGGGAAGAAATAGGAGAGCAACATTATTCACAATCAAATTTTTAG
- a CDS encoding VOC family protein: MSDILKSKKFYEKILGFNTDDRYTLNSGGNYGADSFMQLYLGPKDRSICTLGLYKDIDKPFNPLPQTGTTPTFVVNDIEATLDYFRSEKVVIDEIDGQIIISNTSDKGYTDHFFFFRDPDNNSLVIRQDI; the protein is encoded by the coding sequence GTGAGCGATATACTTAAATCCAAAAAATTCTATGAGAAAATTCTAGGATTTAATACAGATGATAGGTATACGCTCAATTCAGGTGGGAATTATGGAGCAGATTCCTTTATGCAATTATATTTAGGCCCAAAGGATAGAAGTATTTGTACTTTGGGCTTATATAAAGATATTGATAAACCCTTTAACCCATTACCTCAAACAGGAACGACTCCTACTTTTGTCGTAAACGATATAGAAGCAACACTAGATTATTTTAGAAGTGAAAAAGTAGTAATTGATGAGATAGATGGTCAAATCATTATCTCTAATACATCAGATAAAGGATATACAGATCACTTTTTCTTTTTCCGGGATCCTGATAATAATTCTTTGGTCATTCGGCAAGATATTTAG
- a CDS encoding Eco57I restriction-modification methylase domain-containing protein, which produces MQNAIKRSSFYISKYFEALDLGREFDVIVSNPPYVRNLEKVEIKKNVLDNEPHLGFFIEDNDALIFIEK; this is translated from the coding sequence ATGCAGAACGCAATCAAGAGGAGTAGTTTTTATATCTCAAAGTATTTTGAAGCATTAGATCTAGGTCGAGAGTTTGATGTTATTGTTTCTAATCCGCCTTATGTAAGGAATTTAGAAAAAGTAGAAATTAAGAAAAATGTTTTGGATAATGAACCTCATTTAGGATTTTTTATTGAAGATAATGATGCTTTGATTTTTATAGAAAAGTAG
- a CDS encoding TatD family hydrolase, translating to MYYIDPHIHMVSRTTDDYQAMRAAGVVAVIEPAFWLGQARTEASSFKDYFSTLVGWERFRASQFGIKHYCTIGLNSKEANNEALAEKVMELLPLFAAKEGVVAIGEIGYDDQTPAEDKYFRLQIELALKFNLPVMVHTPHRDKKNGTIRSMDVLEEHGIAPHMVVIDHNNEETAKHVLDRGYWAAFTIYPNTKMGNERMVEVVKQYGSERIIVDSSADWGVSDPLSVPKTAALMLERGIAKEDVHLTCYKNALTAYSQSGQMSEEDWKSEMTITQDSLFEGNGILRGQEAQEIVYPNIIIEN from the coding sequence ATGTATTATATAGATCCGCACATTCACATGGTTTCCAGAACCACTGATGATTACCAAGCTATGCGTGCCGCAGGAGTTGTGGCTGTTATTGAACCTGCTTTTTGGCTAGGGCAAGCCCGAACAGAAGCATCATCTTTCAAAGATTATTTCAGCACCCTAGTGGGCTGGGAAAGATTTAGAGCCTCCCAATTCGGAATTAAACATTATTGTACAATAGGTTTAAACTCAAAAGAAGCAAACAATGAAGCTCTGGCAGAAAAGGTAATGGAGTTATTGCCTTTGTTTGCAGCGAAAGAAGGAGTGGTTGCTATTGGGGAAATTGGTTATGATGATCAAACTCCAGCTGAGGATAAGTATTTTAGATTACAGATTGAGCTGGCATTGAAATTTAATTTGCCAGTGATGGTTCATACTCCGCATAGAGATAAAAAAAATGGAACCATTAGAAGTATGGATGTGTTAGAAGAGCACGGAATTGCCCCTCATATGGTAGTTATAGACCATAATAACGAAGAAACAGCTAAGCACGTTTTGGATAGAGGGTACTGGGCCGCTTTTACGATTTATCCTAATACCAAAATGGGGAATGAACGTATGGTTGAGGTTGTGAAACAATATGGATCTGAAAGGATTATTGTTGATAGTTCAGCCGATTGGGGAGTTAGTGATCCTTTATCTGTTCCTAAAACAGCAGCTTTAATGCTCGAAAGAGGCATAGCCAAAGAAGATGTTCATTTGACATGTTATAAAAACGCATTAACCGCCTATTCTCAGAGCGGACAAATGAGCGAGGAAGATTGGAAAAGCGAAATGACAATTACACAAGATTCATTATTTGAAGGAAACGGTATATTGAGAGGACAAGAAGCTCAAGAAATTGTATATCCTAATATTATTATCGAAAACTAA